From the genome of Alicyclobacillus sp. SO9:
ATTCTTCAGGAGATACGGGAATTGCCGGGGGTTCGCATTCGCGGGCTCATGACAATGGCTCCGTTTTATGAGGATCCGTTGTTGACGCGACCTACCTTTGCAGCACTTAGGGAAGCGTTGACGGACACGCGGGAAAGGCTGTCTTGGCCAGACCTGACAGAATTGTCCATGGGCATGTCACATGACTTCCAAGTTGCCGTCGAGGAAGGTGCCACCATGGTTCGAATCGGCCGTCGATTAATGAATGAATGGACAGAGCTAAAGCAGGAGTGAGCAGAAAACATGTGGTTTCAATTGGTAAACATCATAGGTAACATTCTTTATATTTACTTGTATCTGTTAATTGCAGTGGCCATCATGTCGTGGATCCCGGATGTGGCAGAAACACAACTTGGGCGGATTCTGCGGCGTATTACGGACCCCTACTTGAATTTGTTCCGCAGGTTTATTCCGCCGCTGAACCTCGGAGGGATGATGCTGGACATTGCTTTCTTCATTGCATTTTTCGTGTATTACTTGGCCATTAACGAGGTTATCCGTTTGCTGAACAGCTTTGGATAATACCATGTTGAGGTCTAGCGAGTGATGGGTTCAGCAAGTGATGAGACAAATCCATGGATTTTGAAGGCATGGATTTTTGATAATGGACAAAAAAGATTGAGTGAAGAGGGAAAATGATTGGCAGAAGAGCTTCATATTGACGGATGGGCGAGAGCCGCCGAGCGACCGTTTCTGCGTCGGCTGGATGACATTGCCCTACAAGTTGAATCGCGCTATACTGCGGAACTCACGGATTTTCTAACGCCACGAGAGCAGATACTCGCCGAGTCGATGGCGCGCCACCACAATCTGAACATCACCTTCTTTGGCGGGTATGATGGAGCCGAACGGCAACGGGCTTTGATTGCTCCTTCATACTGGGTGGAAAGACAAGCCGACTACAGGATTTGCATTCTGTCGGCGACACTCAATCAACAGCGCTCAGCTTCACACCGTCATATCATGGGCTCGCTTTTAGGCACCGGTGTAAAACGCAAGAAAGTCGGGGATATAGGTCTGAATTCTGAGAAAGCCTATGTAGTGATGGACACGGACTTAGCGGATTTTGTGCAGGCGAACTGGCGTCTGCCGGGTATGTTCGACGGAGTGATTCAACGTCTGGACCATGTTGATGCTTTTCCAGTTAGCCAATATGAGCTTACGAATGGAAGTGTGTCTTCGCTGAGGCTGGATGCAGTCATTGCGCAATTCTGTAAGTATTCCCGCAGTAAAGCTCAAGAGGCGGTCAAACGAGGGCATGTCACTCTTAACTTTGCTGAAGTCACCAACCCGGCGGAGTCACTCGAACAAGGGGATGTCATCTCCATTCGAGGCTTTGGCAGATTAAAGCTGATGAGTCTCGAAGGTGAGTCCAAGCGAGGGAAACAACGCCTGCAAATAGGTGTATTGAAGTCGTAAAATTGCAGGACTTTCTATGGCTTCGTCGAATAGATTTCAAGAACCACATGTCGAAGGAATTCCATTACTGACATGATGTGTCGAATTTGGAGGAGGTGCGCGGGATGCCGCTGTCCCCGTTAGATATTCACAATAAAGAGTTTGGACGGTCTTTTCGCGGTTACGATGAAGATGAGGTTGACGATTTTCTGGAGCGTGTGATTCAGGATTACGAGGGACTCATTCGTCAAAACAAAGAACTTGATGAGCGTATGGGCGACCTTAAGGAGCAACTGAAGCATTTCACAAACATTGAGGAGAGCCTGAGTAAGTCCATTGTGGTGGCTCAGGAAACGGCGGAGGAAGTCAAGACCAATGCGCGTAAAGAGGCTCAACTCATTGTGAAAGAAGCAGAAAAGAACGCGGATAGAATCGTTGCCGAGGCCTTGAATAAGTCGAGGAAAATTGCAATGGATGGGGAGGAAATTCAGAAACAGTCATCCATGTTTCGGGCTCGTTTTCGTTCTTTGCTCCAAGCTCAGTTGGAAATGCTCGAATCAGATGATTGGGACAAAATAGGGCAGGAACTCCCCGCCAAGGAATCATATGCGTACGAAACGCACTCTGACAATGCCGGTTAGTACGACGGATTTATCTTTTTTACTCTGCACTTTGGTCCCACCCTTAGGTGGGCTTTTTTATGTACAAAAGAGGTCCGAACAACTTCATAAATAACACTGAAACCGCAGCCAATCCTGGCAGGAATGTGTCGAATGAGTCCTGACATACCACACCACAATAAGAGTGGAGGGGAGTATGAAAAGGGGGGAACGGCTGTGGAACTAAAGCTTGTGCAAGAACGTCTCAAGAAGGACTATGACCATATTCGTCGGAAGTTGTTGAATTCAGGAGAATACGGACTTACTAACGTCGAAAGAGATGAGTTGGGCGAATTGTCGGCATATGACAATCATCCAGCAGACATTGCGAGTGAAGTCTGGGAAAGAGAAAAGGATGTCGGCCTTCGCGACCGCGATAAACTGCAGCTTCAGGCAATTGAACGAGCTTTGTCTGCAATCTATCAGGGCACCTATGGTGTTTGTCAATCATGCGGCACGCAAATCCCGCAGGAACGGTTGGAAGCCCTGCCAATTGCTGTGTTGTGCAAAGTATGCCAGGAGCAGGATGAAGCACAACATCCGAATCGTGACTGGCCCGTTGAAGAGGAATTTCTGTACCCGGGGTATGCCAGGACAAACCTCGATAACACCACAAATGTGGAATTTGACGGAGAAGATTCTTGGCAGGCTGTAGCACGTTACAATGAGCGTCCCGACTATCCCTTTGACCCCGACTTGGGTGAATTGGATGATAACGAAGGGATTGTCGAGGAAACCGACGCTATCAGCAATGAAATGTACAAACGGAAGGGCTGAGTTAGCCTGCAGCCAGAGCTGAGTCAGAGTGTAGTCCACCGGTTCCGGCGGAGGTTGGTGGACGAAAATCGGGAACGTTCCAGCTCTTGGAAGGATGTCTTTGAAGGCACAGCCCGGCAGAAATTCTGCCGGGCTGTCTGTGCCAAGTGTACAGCATTATGGTAGACTGTTTCAGAACATATCTTGAGTGGAAAAGGTGACAATAAGAGTGATCTACCTACTAGCCGCACTGGTTTTTGCCGCCGATCAAGTCATTAAATGGGAAGTACGGAGCCACATGGCGATTACGCAAAGCATTCCTGTATTTCCGCCGGTTTTGTACCTCGACTACATTCGCAACTCAGGCGGTGCATTTGGTATCTTACCACATTTCCGGATTCTCTTCGTACTTGTGGCAATGGTGGTTATCGCAGCTGTAATTTATGTTGATGTCAGGTATAAGCCTGTGTTATGGACGCGTATTGGCCTTGGCTTACTATTGGGAGGCGCCCTTGGAAACATGTGGGACCGCATCGTGTTTGGTAATGTTACGGATTATATGTACCTTCAGATAATACACTTCCCAATTTTTAATCTAGCGGATGTGATGATTGATGTTGGCGTAATTATGCTGCTGATTAGGAGTCTCCAGTCAGACCGGTCATCAAGGAAGGACGACTAAAGCTTCATGAATGAAAAATGGGCTATTGTAGAATCCTTTACTGCAGAAGCACAAGACGAAGGAATACGGCTCGACAAGTGGCTGACGGATGTACTTCAGGAGCGAGACTACGACGTGTCTCGAAACCAGGTGCAGGACTGGCTGAAGCAAGGTTTCATTCAACGCCGGGAATACACCCGGAGACTGCGCAGCAGCGATTTGATTGAGCCAGGCTATGAGTTCTCTGTTGCGGTCCCCGCCGCACAGAGCGCGGAGATAACAGGAGAAAGCATTCCTTTGGACGTGGTGTATGAGGACGCGGAAGTCATCGTTATCAATAAACCACGAGGGATGGTTGTCCATCCAGGTGCAGGTCATACTACAGGGACAATGGTAAACGCCCTTGTTGGCCGGGGGACACAGTTGTCGAATCTGGGAGGAGAGATGCGCCCGGGTGTAGTGCATCGCATCGATAAAGACACATCTGGTTTGCTGGTCTTTGCCAAGACTGACAGAGCTTATCATGGGCTGTCAGAGCAGCTTCGAGAGCATTCCATGACGAGGCAGTATGAGGCCATTTGCCATGGACTCGTGACGCACGACAATGGGACGATTGATGCACCTGTTGGCCGTGACGCAAAAAATCGGCAACGGATGGCCGTGACGGAACTCGGGAAAGAGGCTGTCACACATTTCCGGGTGGAACAGCGATTCACGCGACATACCTTTCTTTCCTTACGACTCGAGACAGGACGAACCCATCAAATTCGGGTACATCTAGCGTACATAGGTCATCCTTTAGCTGGCGATCCAATCTATGGTCCGCGACATACGCTGCCAATTGCAGGGCAGGCGCTGCACGCCCATACGCTGGGCTTTGTTCATCCCGTGACCAAAGAGGAACTGGTGTTTGAAGCCGCTGTGCCACAGGACATGACAGTACTGCTTGAAGGGTTGCGTCAGGGGATGTGGTAGATTTCAGTTGACGCGAGCCTATGAAGTTGCTAAAGTGAGACCAACGAACAGTACCTTTAAACCAATCCCGCGAGATTGGAAAGGTGTCGGACACGAATATCGGTTGCGCGGCTCTTGGATTACCATTTTGGCTGCGTTTCAAGATATGCGACTGCCTTTCCACTAGGCAGTCGTTTTTTGTGTGCCGCCTCTTCTCGCGAATCCGACACGGGAGGTTCTCAGATGCAGAAGAAAGCACAGTTAATGGATGCGACTGGAATGCGCCGATCTATCACGAGAATGGCGCACGAGATTTTGGAGCGGAACAAGGGACTCAGTCAGGTAATTCTGGTGGGGATTGAGCGAAGGGGAGTTCACCTTGCCAATCGAATTGCGGACAGGCTGCTTGACATCGAAGGTGTGCAGCCTGAGGTTTTTGCCCTTGACCCGCGTCCTTACCGGGATGACGTTCCTTCCTCGGAGAACAACAGAATCCCTCTTGAAGGCTTTCCAGTGGAGGACAAAGTGGTTGTGCTTGTGGATGACGTACTGTACACAGGACGCACGGTTCGGGCGGCCATGGACGCAATTATGACCACCGGACGTGCGAAGATGATTCAACTGGCAGTGCTGGCAGACCGAGGTCACAGGGAGTTGCCGATTCGACCAGACTATGTGGGGAAGAATGTGCCGACAGCTCGCGATGAAGCGATTGAAGTCATGTTAAACGAACTGGACGAAGAGGACAGCGTCTGGATTACAGGACAGCAAAACTGAGGGGGAAATAGCGTGGAACACATGCTCTCGTCAAAAAGTTTGGACAGGCGGCGCGTCGAAAAACTGATTGCATCTGCTGAACAGCTGCGGGGATTGCCGCGCCGAGATTTGCTGAGTGTTCTTGCCGGGAAGGTTGTAGCAACGCTGTTCTACGAGCCCAGCACACGTACCAGGTTGTCCTTTGAAGCGGCGGTTGTTCGGCTTGGCGGTCAGGTGGTCAGCAGCGAGAACGCAAAGGAAACCTCTTCTGCCAAAAAAGGTGAGCGGCTTTCAGATGTCTTTCGCGTAGTCGGGGCCTATGCCGATGCCCTTGTCGTTCGTCACCATGAGACTGGAGCGATTGAAGGAGCGGCTGATAAAAGCCCTGTTCCCATCATTAATGCGGGCTCAGGTTCGGGAGAACACCCCACCCAGGCACTCCTCGACGCCTACACGATATGGCGCGAACTCGGTGGTTTGGACGGGCGAAAAATCTGTATTATGGGTGATTTAAAATACGGTCGTACCGTTCACTCTCTGGTTCAGGTACTGACGCTCTTCGATGACATTGAAGTGGTGTTGTTTCATCCCGAGTCGCTGGCGCTTCCAGAAGCGTTAACGAAGCATGCACAAGCCAACGGGACCGTCGTTCGGCGGGCCGGGACGTTTGCTGAAGCTGTGCACAATGCGGATGTCATTTACCAGACAAGGGTCCAGATTGAGAGACTCCAGGACGCCGACGAAGCAGCCGAGGCGGGAGAATATCTGTTGACGAAAGACCACATGAACTTGGTTCCGGAGCACGCGAGAATACTTCACCCGCTGCCAAGAGTCAATGAATTGGCTCTCGAAGTCGATGACGACCCCCGGGCGGCTTATTTTCGACAGGTGGAAAATGGACTGTATATACGCATGGCGCTGCTCAAAGAGCTGATTGGAGGAGATGTACTTGCAGACGAAACTGCAGGGCGGAAATTTGCTCAATCTTGTTGACGGGAGCTTGACAACGGTTGACGTCATTGTGGATGACGTGACTGGGAAAGTCGCCGCCATTGGAGAGAACCTCGGTCATGTTGACGAAGTGATTCAACTGAATGGAGAAGTGCTGCTGCCTGGGTTTGTGGATCTGCATGTACATCTTCGCGATCCCGGTTTTACAGACAAAGAGACCATCGCCACTGGTGCGGCGGCCGCTGCGGCCGGAGGTTTCACGCAGATTGCCTGTATGCCGAACACCAATCCACCCTTGGACTCGCCGGCACAGCTTGACTACGTAACACAGCGCTCGCGTGAAGCCGGGGCGGCCAGGGTGCTGCCTATTGCTTGCATCACTGAACGCCAGGAAGGGAACACGCTGACAGACTTTGAACGTTTAAAGTGCTCTGGCGCGGTCGCTCTTTCGGATGACGGCAAGGGTGTTCAAGACGGCGGCTTGATGCGAGAGGCCTTGATCCAAGCGAAAAAAGCAGGCCTGCCTGTGGCAATCCATGCAGAGGATGAATCCATTTCAGGCCCAGGGGTACTAAATGAAGGTGCGGCAAAACGACTCGGTTTGCCGGCAATCCCGGGTGCCGCAGAGTCTGCGATGATTGCCCGTGACATTCTGCTGGCGGAAGAGACTGGAGCTCACATTCACATTTGCCACGTCAGTGTGGAGTCAGCGGTGGCTTTAGTCCGGTTTGCCAAAGAGCGGGGCGTGTCCATCACAGCTGAAGTGACACCCCATCACTTGCTTTTATCCGATGACCTGATTACAGCTGACGACGGGAACTTCAAGGTCAACCCGCCGCTGCGCAGTCAGCGCGATAAGGAGGCCTGTTTACGGGGCTTTCTGGACGGCACTTTGGATGTGGTCGCGACCGATCACGCTCCTCATACAGAGTCAGAAAAGGCCCAGGGCATCAAAAAGGCACCCTTTGGTTTGGTCGGGATTGAGACGGTGTTTCCGCTGTTGTACACATACCTGGTTGTCCCGGGCTTGATGAGTCTCTCCGAACTAGTGAAGAGAATGTCCACGCTTCCGAGCCAGGCCTTTGGTCTGCCGGGCGGTGTCATTCGGGCAGGAGGCCCAGCTGATATTGCCGTGGTGGATTTGGAAACAGAGCGGGACATTCTTCCCGAAAACTTCCTGTCAAAAGGCCGAAACACACCTTTTGCAAATTGGCGAGCAAGCGGCTGGACGAAATTGACGATTCAAGGCGGACGTGTAGTTTTTCGTGATTCCATGGCAAAAGCGACAGTAGGGGAGTGAAGCGAGTGGCAGGCAAGAGCAAGGAGAGAAAACAGGCGAGATTAATACTGGAAAACGGCATGGTCTTCACCGGTATAGGATTTGGCGCCGACGGAGAATCCATTGGTGAAGTGGTATTTAATACCGGAATGACTGGATATCAGGAGATTTTAACGGATCCCTCCTACTGTGGACAAATTGTAACGATGACCTATCCGCTCATCGGCAATTACGGGGTGAATGTGGAAGACGTAGAGTCGAGAAAGCCTTATGTGAGAGGTTTTGTCGTGCGAGAGTTTAGCGCCGTGGACAGCCATTATAAAAGCATGAATAACCTGGAGAAATACCTCAAGGACAACAACATCATTGGCATTTCAGAGATTGACACGAGGAAATTGACAAAGGAAATTCGAAGCGAAGGTACGATGAAAGCTGTTTTAACTACCTTAGACGATGATGTCAGCACAGTACTTGAAAAGTTGAAAACACCGTTGCCAAGGAATCAGATTGAAGAGGTAACGACCCCCACTGCCTATCGCTGCCCTGGCGAAGGACGGCGCGTTGTGGCCATGGACTTCGGCATGAAATCAGGTGTGGTTCGTTCACTGCTGGCACGCAACTGTGACGTCATTGTGGTACCGGCCACCACCACTGCCGAAGAAATCCTGGCGTGGCAGCCCCATGGCGTGATGCTCAGCAATGGCCCGGGTGACCCTGAAGATGCGCCCTATGCTGTAGAAGCCTTGCAGAAACTCATCGGCAAGGTCCCGGTCTTTGGGATTTGCCTCGGACACCAGTTGATTGGTCTTGCCTGCGGTGCAAAAACCGAAAAACTGCGCTTTGGCCACCGCGGTGTCAACCATCCTGTCCGCAACATTCGCACAGGCAAAGTTGCCATCACCTCACAGAATCACGGTTACGTGGTGCAGCCTGGGTCTTTAGAGTCAACGGATTTGAGACTAACCCATGTAAATCAAAATGATGACACTGTGGAAGGCATGGCACACAAGAAGCACCCAGTGTTCTCTGTGCAGTATCATCCGGAGGCGCGCCCCGGCCCGGATGATTCGGACGACTTGTTCGACGAATTCATGCAGATGATGGATGAGGTAAAAGAAGGGAGATGGGTTCCAAATGCCTAAGCGTACAGACTTGAACAAGATTTTAGTTATCGGAAGCGGACCCATTATTATTGGTCAGGCGGCAGAGTTTGACTACGCAGGAACCCAAGCCTGTCAAGCCCTTAAAGAAGAGGGGTACGAAGTGTTGCTGGTGAATTCCAACCCCGCAACCATCATGACCGATCCCGACATTGCAGACAAAGTCTTCATCGAACCGCTCACACCTGAGTTTGTTGCGCAGATTATTCGCCGGGAGCGACCCGATGGGATTTTAGGAACTCTGGGCGGGCAAACGGGACTCAATTTGACCGTGCAGCTCTCAGAAATGGGTGTTCTTGAAGAAGAAGGCGTTGAAATTCTGGGCACGTCCTTGAATGCCATCCGGGAAGCTGAAGACAGGGAGGAATTTCGCTCCTTGATGCATCGAATTAAGGAGCCTGTTGCTGAAAGCGAGATTGTTACTTCTCTTGACGCCGCCCGTACTTTTGCCCGCAGGATTGGGTTCCCCATCATCATTCGCCCTGCTTACACGCTGGGCGGCACAGGCGGGGGAATTGCCGAGAACTGGGAGCAATATGAAGAGATTGTGAGTCTCGGACTGACCATGTCTCCCATTCACCAGGTGCTTGTGGAACGGGGTATCTCAGGCTACAAAGAGATTGAATATGAAGTCATGCGCGATAAAAATGATACGTGTATTGTCGTATGTAACATGGAAAATGTCGATCCCGTCGGGGTCCACACAGGCGACAGCATTGTCACTGCACCCAGTCAGACGTTGTCGGACGCGGACTACCAGCGGCTTCGGTCGGCCAGTCTGAAAATCATCCGGGCACTGGGCATAGAAGGCGGCTGTAATGTGCAGTTGGCTCTCGACCCCAACAGCGACGAGTACTATGTCATTGAGGTAAATCCGCGCGTGAGTCGGTCCAGTGCCTTGGCCTCAAAAGCGACTGGGTACCCCATTGCAAAAGTATCCGCAAAAATTGCTGTCGGCTATCGATTGGACGAAATCAAGAACCCGGTGACACAGGAAACCTATGCAAGTTTTGAACCTGCGTTGGACTACGTGGTCACAAAAATTCCACGTTGGCCCTTTGACAAGTTCAATAGTGCCAATCGCAAACTTGGGACCCAGATGAAAGCAACGGGAGAAGTCATGGCGATTGGGCGTACCTTCGAAGAGTCTTTGATGAAAGCAATCCGAAGCCTGGAAGTGGGCGTCGAGAGCTTGTTTGTGAAACGGAGTCGAAGTTGGGACGGGGATGAAATTGAGCGTCGTCTCAGACATCCGGATGACGAACAACTGTTCGTATTGGCTGAGGCAATGCGCCGCAACGTGAAGTTGAAGACACTTCACACATGGACCGGTATTGACCGCTGGTTCCTGGAGAAGATTTACGGTTTGGTCAAACTCGAGCAGCAATTCGCTGAAAAAGCCAAGGGCTACAATCAGTGGCCGGAGTTTGCAGAACAGAACTTTGACTTAATTGTTGAGGCAAAACGAAAAGGGTTCCCAGACGTAGAGATTGCACGGGTTACAGGATGGGAACAAAGTGAAGTTTCGTCGTGGCGACTGGAGCAGCGCGTGACACCTGTGTACAAGATGGTCGATACCTGTGCAGGGGAGTTTGAGGCAAGGACACCGTATTACTACAGTACGTACGAGGCTGAAGATGAAGTGGAGACAGGAGACAAAAAGAAACTGCTTGTCCTTGGGTCTGGACCTATCCGCATCGGTCAAGGAATCGAGTTTGACTACTGTTCGGTTCATGCAGTATGGGCCATTCGGGAGGCTGGCTATGAGTCCATTATAATCAACAATAACCCGGAGACTGTCTCGACTGACTTTAACACATCGGATCGGCTGTATTTTGAACCGCTTCATCTGGAAGATGTTCTGAACGTCATTGCACGAGAACAACCGGAAGGCGTCATTGTGCAGTTTGGCGGACAGACAGCGATTAATCTTGCGGAACCGCTGGCACAGGCCGGTGTCCGTATTATCGGTACAGACCTGGAGAATATCGACAGAGCGGAGAACCGCGAGAAATTTGACGCACTCCTAAACGACCTGGATATCCCGCGTCCGGCCGGAGCTACAGTCATTTCATTGGACGAAGCGAAAACTGCTGCCGAGCACTTAGGCTACCCGGTTGTCGTTCGTCCCTCTTATGTACTGGGCGGCCGCGCGATGCAAATCATCTATTCCGACGAAGAACTGGAACACTATATTCTCGAGGCTGTCGAAGTATCACCGAAACATCCCATTCTCGTGGACCGTTATATACAAGGTGTGGAAGTGGAAGTGGATGCCATTTCGGACGGAGAAACAGTGGTTATCCCTGGCATTATGGAGCACATTGAACGGGCCGGTGTCCACTCCGGTGACTCCATTGCGGTGTATCCGCCGCAGTCGCTGTCGGACAACATGAAGGCGCTGCTGACTGACTACACTGTCCGCATCGCACGCGACTTGTCGGTCAAGGGCATGGTTAACATTCAGTACGTTGTGACAGGTGAAGATGCCTTTGTGCTCGAGGTCAACCCGCGCTCCTCCCGCACAGTGCCGTTCTTGTCCAAAGTCACTGGTGTGCCCATGGTCCAGTTGGCTATGCAGGGTGTCCTTGGGAAGAGTCTGCAGTCTCTTGGATATGAAACAGGTCTTATTCCAGAGTCAGATATGGTGTCAGTCAAAGTGCCCGTGTTCTCGTTTGCAAAGCTGCGCCGTGTTGACATTGACTTAGGCCCGGAAATGAAATCAACGGGTGAGGTCATGGGACGTGAGAAGACGCTGGCGAAAGCGTTGTACAAGGGACTTCTCGGTGCCGGGACTGACATCCCTCAATACGGAACAGTGCTTGCGACTGTGGCTGACAAAGACAAGGCAGAAGCGTTGCCTCTCCTTGAGGGATTTGCGAATTTGGGATATCAGATTGCAGCTACCGAAGGTACAGCCAAATACCTTGAAGAGCAGGGTCTGCGTGTAACAGTCGTCAATAAGTTGGCTCAAGGTACACCGAACTTGTCCGACGATATTCGCGACGGCCGCATTCACCTTGTCATCAACACATTGACAAAAGGTCGTAAGCCCGAGCGCGACGGCTTTCGTATACGACGCACTGCAGTGGAGCACGGCGTCCCCTGCCTGACCTCTCTCGATACGGTCAAGTCGTTGCTCGAGGTCCTGTCGACAATTCGCTTTAGTACGATACCTTTGGAGGCTTCGGCCGGGAGGTAATACGGCATGACAAAGGAAAGCCCAAATTCGAACTGGAATGCAACCGGAAATTCAAAGCAAGACTCGAATCAAAATTCAAAGCACAGTGTAAAGCAAAGTTCGAAACCTGTGGCAGTCCAGCCAGGGATAGCCGGCATTCAGGACCTCTCTCACGAAAAGTACGACAAGGTTCGAAGCATGTCTTACGTCGCGCTGGATTTTCCGGACTGGAAGCAGGCTCGACGCCTTGTCGATGAGTTCGGTTCAGCCGTCGATGGTTATAAGGTGGGACTTGAGTTGTTTCACCGAGCAGGTTACGGGGCTGTGGAGGAGTTGTGCCGTCAAGGCAAGCGTGTGTTTTTGGATATTAAGCTTCACGATATCCCGAATACAGTGGCCGGAGCGTTGCGAGCTGTCTGCGAACTGCC
Proteins encoded in this window:
- the carB gene encoding carbamoyl-phosphate synthase large subunit, whose translation is MPKRTDLNKILVIGSGPIIIGQAAEFDYAGTQACQALKEEGYEVLLVNSNPATIMTDPDIADKVFIEPLTPEFVAQIIRRERPDGILGTLGGQTGLNLTVQLSEMGVLEEEGVEILGTSLNAIREAEDREEFRSLMHRIKEPVAESEIVTSLDAARTFARRIGFPIIIRPAYTLGGTGGGIAENWEQYEEIVSLGLTMSPIHQVLVERGISGYKEIEYEVMRDKNDTCIVVCNMENVDPVGVHTGDSIVTAPSQTLSDADYQRLRSASLKIIRALGIEGGCNVQLALDPNSDEYYVIEVNPRVSRSSALASKATGYPIAKVSAKIAVGYRLDEIKNPVTQETYASFEPALDYVVTKIPRWPFDKFNSANRKLGTQMKATGEVMAIGRTFEESLMKAIRSLEVGVESLFVKRSRSWDGDEIERRLRHPDDEQLFVLAEAMRRNVKLKTLHTWTGIDRWFLEKIYGLVKLEQQFAEKAKGYNQWPEFAEQNFDLIVEAKRKGFPDVEIARVTGWEQSEVSSWRLEQRVTPVYKMVDTCAGEFEARTPYYYSTYEAEDEVETGDKKKLLVLGSGPIRIGQGIEFDYCSVHAVWAIREAGYESIIINNNPETVSTDFNTSDRLYFEPLHLEDVLNVIAREQPEGVIVQFGGQTAINLAEPLAQAGVRIIGTDLENIDRAENREKFDALLNDLDIPRPAGATVISLDEAKTAAEHLGYPVVVRPSYVLGGRAMQIIYSDEELEHYILEAVEVSPKHPILVDRYIQGVEVEVDAISDGETVVIPGIMEHIERAGVHSGDSIAVYPPQSLSDNMKALLTDYTVRIARDLSVKGMVNIQYVVTGEDAFVLEVNPRSSRTVPFLSKVTGVPMVQLAMQGVLGKSLQSLGYETGLIPESDMVSVKVPVFSFAKLRRVDIDLGPEMKSTGEVMGREKTLAKALYKGLLGAGTDIPQYGTVLATVADKDKAEALPLLEGFANLGYQIAATEGTAKYLEEQGLRVTVVNKLAQGTPNLSDDIRDGRIHLVINTLTKGRKPERDGFRIRRTAVEHGVPCLTSLDTVKSLLEVLSTIRFSTIPLEASAGR